DNA from Nematostella vectensis chromosome 5, jaNemVect1.1, whole genome shotgun sequence:
GAACGTTgtgtatttaaatatcttaaaaatcACCTGTGTACAATCTTGGATGATTCTCAACACGGCTTCTTGCAGGGGCTATCCACTGTTACGCAATTGTTATCCTTCTATCACTAAATAGGTCAGGCACTTGATCGTGGTCCACAATAGAACATAGTATTCTTAGACTTGGCGAAAGCCTTCGACAGTGTATCTCATCAGAGACTTCTGTGGAAGCTTTCACGTTACGGTATTTCCGGCAATCTACTCCAATGGTTCCATAGCTATCTGCTTGATCGTGGTCAGCGCTGCCTTGTCCAAGGGTTCACTTCTAGCCGCTCTCCAGTACCATCAGGGGTCCCACAGCATACTTGGCCCTCTTCTCTTTCTGGCGTATATCAACGATCTACCGGCGGTCATCGAAAACTCCGTGACTCTGTTTGCGGACGATTCAAAGTGCTCAAACACCATCACCAATGTCTAATCATGCGCCTCTCTACAGGAAGATTTAAATATAGTTCATAGTTGGAGTCAGGATTGGCGTCTTAAGTTCAACACCGATAAATGCGAGGTCCTTACCGTTTCACGCAAACGTGATCCAATAGACTACGAACTGAACAACAAGGCTTTGAAACATGTCAGTCAGGTCAAAGATCTTGGCGTTACGGTCACAAGCAATCTGAAATGGGACACCCATATAGACACTGTAACAGCTAAGGGATTCAGAACCCTTGGATTTCTGCGCCGCCAGTGTCTCAATACCTTTAGTGTAGAGCACAAACGGACTCTCTATCCGACATTTGTGCGCCCCCATGTGGGTTATGCTAGCGAGCTATGGTCCCCAAAAACAATAGGTAGCATTGGAAAAGTTGAACGGCTCCAACGAAGTGCAACTCGATTTATTTTAGGGACTAAATGGCATGATGAAATAACTTATCACGAACGTTTACGTAAACTAGAACTCTTACCGTTGTCTTATTGGCATGGAATTAAggatctttcttttttttataatgtcGTATCGGTCATTACAGTATTCCTATTAGTTCTTATGTTAAGCCTAAAACAACTAGACTCACTCGCCACAGCTCTACTTATGATTTGTCTATCCCTAAATGCCGCACCAAACTTTTTCAGGCTAGCTACTTTAATCGCATCCCAAAACTTTGGAATAAACTTTCTGAATCTACACGCACTGCTTCTTCTTTATTTCAGTTTAAATCCTGTTTAATGCGGCACTACTCTGCAGCTTTTACTGACACTTACGATATTAACAACCCTAATTCCTGGAATTCTGTCTGTTGCAAATGCGCTTCTGCTGGTAACATTTCTACTTCCGGTCGCAACTGCTGCTACTAATAGGCGGGTGCACTCTTGCCGTTGACCACCcattgccggattagctcGCCTGTGGCATCTATAGTATTTTAAGTATAATACATTCGAGAGCATGGTAACTAGTAAATATGCATGTGAGTTATAATTTGTATTGTCGCACGTCGTGCTGACCGTGCCTGTAATTCAGGACCCTGCAAGTGGCACGAATAAACATATCATTCATATCAttcatatcattatcatcattcatatcattatcatcattcatatcattatcatcattcatatcattatcatcattcatatcattatcatcattcatatcattatcatcattctCATTATTCATATCATTCTCATCATTCATATCATTCTCATCATTCTCATCATTCATATCATTCATATCATtcatatcattattatcattatcatcattcatatcattatcatcattcatatcattatcatcattcatatcattatcatcattcatatcattatcatcattcatatcattatcatcattcatatcattatcatcattcatatcattatcatcattcatatcattatcatcattatcatcattatcatcattatcatcattcatatcattatcatcattcatatcattatcatcattcatatcattatcatcattcatatcattatcatcattcatatcattatcatcattcatatcattatcatcattcatatcattatcatcattcatatcattatcatcattcatatcattatcatcattcatatcattatcatcattcatatcattatcatcattcatatcatcatcatcattcatatcatcatcatatcatcatcatatcatcatcatatcatcatcatatcatcatcatatcatcatcatatcatcatcatatcatcatcatatcatcatcatatcatcatcatatcatcatcatatcatcatcatatcatcatcatatcatcatcatatcatcatcatatcatcatcatatcatcatcatatcatcatcatatcatcatcatatcatcatcatatcatcatcatatcatcatcatatcatcatcatatcatcatcatatcatcatcatatcatcatcatatcatcatcatatcatcatcatatcatcatcatatcatcatcatatcatcatcatatcatcatcatatcatcatcatatcatcatcatatcatcatcatatcatcatcatatcatcatcatatcatcatcatatcatcaccatcatcaccatcatcaccatcatcatcaccatcatcaccatcatcatcaccatcatcaccaccatcaccatcaccatcatcaccaccatcaccatcatcaccaccatcaccatcaccatcatcaccaccatcaccatcatcaccaccatcaccatcaccatcagcatcaccatcaccatcaccatcaccatcaccatcatcaccatcaccatcaccatcatcaccatcaccatcaccatcaccaccatcatcatcaccatcatcaccatcaccaccatcatcatcaccatcatcatcaccatcatcatcatcatcaccatcatcaccatcaccaccatcatcatcatcaccatcatcatcatcaccatcatcatcatcaccatcatcatcaccatcatcatcatcatcatcatcatcatcatcatcatcatcatcatcatcatcatcatcatcatcatcatcatcatcatcatcatcatcatcatcatcaccatcatcaccatcaccatcatcatgatcatcaccataatcatgatcatcaccatcatcatgatcatcaccatcatcatgatcatcaccatcatcatgatcatcaccatcatcatgatcatcaccatcatcatgatcatcaccatcatcatgatcatcaccatcatcatgatcatcaccatcatcatgatcatcaccatcatcatgatcatcaccatcatcatgatcatcaccatcatcacgatcatcaccatcatcacgatcatcaccatcatcacgatcatcaccatcatcatgatcatcaccatcatcacgatcatcaccatcatcatgatcatcaccatcatcatgatcatcaccatcatcatgatcatcaccatcatcatgatcatcaccatcatcatgatcatcaccatcatcatgatcatcaccatcatcatgatcatcaccatcatcatgatcatcaccatcatcatgatcatcaccatcatcatgatcatcaccatcatcatgatcatcaccatcatcatgatcatcaccatcatcatgatcatcaccatcatcatgatcatcaccatcatcatgatcatcaccatcatgatcatcaccatcatgatcatcatcatcatgatcatcatcatcatcattaatattattatcattaatattattatcattattattattattattattattattattattattattattattattattattattattattattattattattattattattattattattattattattattattaaaatataatttatacATTATAAAGTTAACAATCGAATTCAATATACAATGATAATTTTTAATCGATTTTTAAATCTCTTTATATAAGTTTTAAATCATCTTGTAATTTAATTTTGGTTcagtataattttttttggtttccTTCTGTTTCTGGGTGCACTTAGATTGGAGCCAAGCTCTGTTGTTGCATTCCTCACCataacttcattttgttttcacttgcaatattcttatattttatatagattattttgtttttttatatatattttatcattattacagTTTTTATTGGTGGaagtttttaaataaataaaaataaataaacaaataaaacagctAGAACTTCTCAAGTTGAGAAAGCAAAATGACGATGAGTTAATTCAGGCTAAGAATGAAATTGTTCTAGCGGAGCTAGAGATAGGCAGCCGCCCATCTCAAGAGCATGGTTGACGGGCCGGACGTTGTTCAGGGTGATAGACAGTCCATCAGGTCCTTCCACTACAAGGTCAAGACCTGCGTGAAATGGTGTGCGAAACTGGGCCAGGCTGCCATTTTGCAGAATCCTGAGTATCTAGGCAGAGCTTCTATGAATCTTCCGGACGGCATGCGCATGAGATGGTACGAACATCTGCAAGGTGACTATGATGGCTTGTCCCTCCTGGACTTTGAGAGATGGTTGCAGAGAAGAGTTGATGCTATGTTCAACCCCTTTGAAGACTATGTCCATGAGCGTGAATCAAGACCCAGGCTACCACGACCAAGGCATTTCAGCCAGAGTCCCCGCCCAGGGCACTTTATCTCAACAGTGTTGGCATTCGAGTAACACGGTCTACCCAAGAGAGCAGTTCTGTGGAGGTGACGGCCTCATCCCAGGTCGATTCTCCCGGCCAAGACAAGTGCCTCGTATGCGAAGACAGGCACCGCCTTGTCTACTGCGACTCGTCCAAATCTAAGCCCTTTAATGAGAGAAGGAAGATCGTATACAACAAGCGGTTGTGCCGCAACTGCCTCAAGTAGGAGCACTTTGCGGATTCCTGTCCGAGTAGCGGACGGTGTCTCAAGGAGGGGTGTGGCTTGAAGCACCACACACTCCTTTACAGCGAAAGAGTAGACGAATCGAAGTCTGAAGAAAAGGACGTTGCGGACCAGACGACGACCCTCATATTAAATTGGTCGACCACGACCCTCATTAAGTTTGACCACGATCCTCATaagaataaaaatgaaaataacaatGACAATAACTTTATAACAGTAACCCCTAGACTGCACTGTAAAATAACtacaaattacaagcaaataAATAACGATTTGCCTCTAAGTAAACAAGTACCAATAAATGTAaccaataaaaatataaaatagatCCCATGCTTCTATGACAGACAGTCTATGCATAGTGGATACAAAAATGTCGATAACAATCCTGCTAAAATATAGAGCGCCCATGTGGTTCACCCAGTCGAAAGTTCTCAGTGAATTCATAAGCGAACGAACGCGAGGCTGCAAATCCCTCCTGCCCACTGCAGAGCCGCAATGAgttaatttattcattttgGTAGATCTTTTATCGATGCTCGTAATGTATGCAGCGCGAaaagtacattgcgttgtggccgcaaaaacccaggttcgaatcctggtcatgtcattttttattttaactttacttgtttagctgctttgtgttgtcatgtaagccacaatactactgagtattgaatcgtacattttctagaactaaaatttagatatatgcaaacatCCTACAACTCCTTAGTAAGcttgaattcaatctcgccgtgatcgtatagtggttagtacattgcgttgcgGCCGCAATaaccaataataataatttttaggCCCTACTTAGGGCCACCCGTTTTCTACACAGTCGTCCCACATCAGGTTACAAGATGAAATTACTGTAAAAGGTCACTTTCTTTGTTCTCTTGTGGACTAGTCGGTTTGTCGAGACTGTTTATTTcagaggggtaatacctgaGCTGTTTATTTcagaggggtaatacctggactGTGAATTTCAGAGTCAGAGTGGTAATACCTGAGCTCTGTATTTCCGGGGGTTAATACCTGGACTGTGTATTTCAGAGGGGTAATATCTGGACTCTGTATTTAAAGGGGTAATACCTAGACTGTGTATTTcagaggggtaatacctggactTTGTATTTataggggtaatacctggactCTGTATTTTAGAGGGGAAATACCTGAGCTGTTCATTTCaaaggggtaatacctggactCTGTATTGCAGAGGAGTAACACCTGAACTGTTTATTTACCTGGACTCTGTATTTAAAGGGTATACTTATAAGAAAGTGGCGACTTGGGGGAGGAAAGGACCAAAATTCAAGATGGTGGTTTATTCCCTGCATAGATATAATTTTTTGATCGATAAAGTCGTTCTCTTGCTGAAATTCATTTTATTGCAATGTCCCTCAGATGAAGATACAGTGTAATAAGCAAATGCCTTTTCAATCGATTATGCGCAAGCTGGGTTAGAGATCTTATTACCCATTATTCAGAATCccatgaaaaataaatttcgAAAATAGCTAGAACTATGACACTACTTGAAATTAGCTTATTTGTTATCGTGTATATAATAACAATGCGATCTCTATTTCTAAGGAAATATATCTTGCACCACTTTAGTCCACATCCaggttttttattttcctctTCAATAATCAATCCATTCCTTATTCCTCGCTCTAGTCGCAGACCCAGATGCCGGGTGGGCACATGTTAATTCTCTTTGCGGGTTTGTTAGGTACAGCCTTCGCTCTTTGCTCTCTCAGTCGTTTCAACTCTCTCTTCCTGTCACAGACCCAGATTCCGGGCGGACACAAGTTGATGTCGTCACTTTCCCCTGTTTGACCGCTAGCGGCTTCTGCTTGCTGGGCGATTTCCTGTAGGAAAAAATGGTATACACttttgaaatttgaaaaatgcaaaaaaagcaaattcTTTTTagctaattttatttttattatttttttcgcaGTATACATGAGTAATATCTGCACGaaattttatacatttttccCCCACAAGGATAGTGGTAAATTTCTGCGATAAAccaatcaaaagaaaaaaggacaATAGCTTTTGTCTTATGATCAGGTTCACAGGGTAACTGAAAGATAAATTATTATACAAATATAAAAGATAACCATAAAAATAAGATCTTAGAAAATGCTTTGCAACATTTCGATTGATGTGTTTCTACGGTTTTGGTTTTGCGTCTTAAACATAGCATGCGTTTTAGTTAGGTTACCTTCTAGCATAACTAATACATCAACACACTTCTCGTTTCAGTTAGGTTTCCTACTAGCGTAGCTTATACATTAACACGCCTCTCGTTTCAGTTAGGTTTCCTACTAGCGTAGCTTATACATTAACACACCTCCCGTTTCAGTAAGGTTTCCTACTAGCATAGCTTATACATTAACACACCTCCCGTTTCAGTTATGTTCCCTAATAGCATAGTTTATACATTAACACACCTCCCGTTTCAGTTATGTTTCCTAATAGCATAGTTTATACATTAACACACCTCTCGTTTCTTTTGACATGTCCACACTCCTGGTGGACAGTCCACCCTCGGCTCCCTCCTGACTGGCTGCGCGATCTCACTCCTGCGTTTCTTGCATACCCAGATTCCGGGGGGGCAGTCTATGGTTGTGTAGACGATGTCGTCGTTTCTTGCCGGTACGCTTAAGACTGTTTCTGTCAGCGCTCCAAGTAGTACTAGTAGGACAGGAATGGAATTCATAGTAGAATCTATAAGATGATAACAAAATGAGGTCTTATTATACCAGGGTCGTGTCTAGCAGGGGGCActcccaacaccaccacccccccccccccccgagttTTTACAAAGGAGATATGTAAAAGAATATGGCAGttgattttaaaatatagCCAAATTAAGTGACTCATACAAACTTGCGTCGCTAATGGATGACGAACAATTTTAAGTTAACACTTCACTAAAGAGGGGGTAAAATTATTCCTTTATGACGCGAATTTATCCCGTACATTAATTCACAGCTCATTTTGTCACAAATACATTGACTTCCGAGATATATATTTTGTCTCAAAATTGGTCTGCAAtagccaatgcgatattttctatttaatttggtaaataaagtattaaactttgtttttagatgtttaTTCCGAGATTTTTGCACATTATGTGcctttaaatataaaaaaaaatgaataataataataacaaggTGTTTGGTAGTTTCTCATGCTGTGACTGAGTTTTATTTTCTGGCCAGTCggattaaaagaaaaaatctgCTGAGCTACAAAATCGAGAAAGTGTCATAATGGAAAGattgcctttttttaaataggacattttaattcagaaaaataaatGCTAGTGAGAGAAATACTAGTATAgagaaataaagacaaaacCGTTGTTGTCTTGTTCTATTCGCCCTAACAAAAAACACCAACAATTAACCCAATAAGAATAGAAAATTATCACCTGAATGCTGTGCTATTGCCTTTacatcaaaaagaaaaacaataaatgaaCGGTGACAACTACCAAGCATGCCTCGACAGGAGGTTACTAAAAGGAAAAACTCGGAAATTCCAGCAATAGCAAAGTATTTGTGGCAGACAGTCGGTACTGCCGGTCAAGTAGGCGACACCTGTTTCAAACTTCTTATGAAATAATAAGCTCTTCACTAATCCATGAACGATGACAGAAACACTTTTCCcttattcaaaacaaattatATGAAGGGTTTTATGAGTAATAGTGCAGTACTTACAAAGTGCTAAGAAGAAAGGTCGTCGAGGGATCCGCCTGCTTTGAAAGGTCACAACTTGTGCCGTTTTTCCTCTAGCCATTGCCTTTTGTACCCGACTTCTTTGCGACATCCGAAACCTTGATTTCAAAAATTGCGAAATTCAAGTACCTCAACTTCCGATAAATCATATACGTAGAACTAAATCTGGCAATTAGACAAAgtaaattgatattttttttacatttcaatGTGCGATTGTGTTTAAATTGACGGCAAATAGACCCTGTgaagtattttttaaaagGTCATTAGAGTTACGTCTGAAAGTTGCTCAGTAGCTCAAAGAGTTGCGCTCCCGTACACCCTAAGCCTTAAGGATCCCGAATCAATTACACAATGATTCCAAATGATATACACTATTTAATAAGAATATTGATTTAtctgctaagaacatgccccTCAGAAAGTggtaaaaaattctttttattaGAGTGATCGTTCTGTAATGTGAACTATAATTGTGCTGGTAATAACGACCTGGAATATTATTCCTATTTTCCATTTTTGTGATTCTGATTCTAACTTGATGGGTATTATATACATTAGCTTACATTATTGCAAGAATGCTTTGTAAAACTAGGCTAAGAACATCTCATACGAACATGTCAAGCCTTACAATGCTTGCCCCGGCTAAACTGGACATCAGTCGTTGTAATTAAAGTGTACATAGCATTACAGAACCTCATTTTCGGGTTATTTACAATTTCAATTCTAACACAAAGACCTCAGTTCAGAGGTTGTTTTGTGGGTAATAACGAGTAATTGAACAATAAGGCTATTATAATTCATccctacattttttttattctcaacGGGGATAATTTTGTATTGCGCAAGGGTAGATATAGATATTATATTCATTTGCTAAATCACAATCTCCAATTACGTGACGGGACTGAAATACGTTCGTGGTTTGCGTCAAAGAGCGTGAGACTCAGCGAGCAAAAGTGCATTCATTTACCTAGTATGCGTAGTTCGATATTATCAAAGACAGCATTATAAAATGGTGAGACATCTCAAGTTCCTTTTCAAGGTAACGCTAAAAATATTGCTATTattcaaacatttttaaaattgaaatGAGAAAAACATGTTTACAAAGGGTGATTTTCTATCCTTgtagaaatgaaaataaatgaaaggGGAAAAGAAGATTCAACAGGCCCTCAACACGTCTGTTAATTGCACCGTAAAAGCATAGCGCATTAAACGCACATTTATAGTTATCCTATTCCCCCTTTTGCCCTTGTCCAAGGCGCATATTCAGGTTTTTCTACTGCTTTGAGGAGGTCGAGGgaaaggggtggggggatggAATTGGaggttgtttttctttgtatgtAGTCTTTGAAAATGTTATGGCTTAACGTTCTATTGAAACATTTCCTTGCCTTGCCATCTGATTTGTAAAACCTTTGTAAACAATGAATCCAATTATTCGTACACATATTGTCGATCCTTTCGTACTTTCCTTCGATTGCTCAGTCATAGGCAGCCAATAGGGACCTTAAGATTTACGAATGCAGAGGGACAACGACGACCCCGCACACGTTACATCTATTCGCGCGCTCAAAGTTGAGATGGCACGTGATGAAATCCCATGTGTGCGTCCTCGTCATTTTGGCTATCGTCGTAAATCTTAAATGTTGCTAATACGATTAGGGAAGGTGGCTTCACAACTTTGTCACTAAACGATTTATACATTTTATTCGATTAAAAGTTAATTACCACGAAACTCTTATCGTGATTTTTAATGTACGAATGTCTTTAAGGTCTTTTAAGAGTGGTTGAACTTTAATCTAATTGAATGAATTTGAATTCAATCGATACGGACTATTTACAAAGATATTTCAAATCTATTCGAAAGTATAATGAAAAAAGGGAATGAGACTAGACCGCTGACGTTTACTCACGATCGCTTTTGCCtaaaaagaagcaaaaggCATTTCGGTGACCACACTCAGTTCATTCCACAAAAACATTGCTGAAAGTGAATAAAATAAGCTGCTCTTGTAATGCATCATCTCATATCATGCGATATCATCAATTAAAGCGTCCGCGCTCGCTCTATTCGATGCCCACGCTGAATCagattgttataattatgattCCCACGCTGAATCAGAttgttatgattatgatttttGGGATGTGATTTACAGAGGTTCCCCAACTAAGGGACCGCGTATTTGATATGTGTCTGGCAGTGCCGGTAACGAAATAATATgaagaaaagacaaaatcTCTAGAAACAAATCAAGCAAACTATTTATAAGACTGCCTAGTTTCCAGTTAAGGCTCTCTCTAGACCGTTCTTATTtgtggagcattttaaggctgaaaatgttcttaaggATGTTCTCAATTCAGTGTAAACAAATATCATGTTTGTGATAGTATATGGAGCATTATAAAAAGGAACTATACACATGTTAAATGAAAATTATATTAATGGTTGTTACAATTAACACAATAtgattctttattttcaaatgcCTCAAcctaacaaaacaatatttttctgctatctgagcctcgacatgttcttagcatgttcttagaatttggtgaaatcttaGGCTGGGCGTTCTTTTAGAacggttcttataaaaagcgTGCAAATGCACAGCTTAATTCCAGAGAGAAAATGAGTAACCAGATAACCAACAAGCCGAGAGAAAATTAATATTAAGCTGGATTTAAAATATGGCACCGCGGATGGGGAGGAGCTGGGAGGGCCGCGGCACCACACTTTTTGCGACAGAAACAAGTCAAATACTAtgatttatttcttttttatttttcagtatgatttttttttcaattgtcaGCCTGCCACTTTTCAACGTGCTCCGCGGTCGTTGAAAAGGAGCTACCCCCCCTTAAAACGGCCATcggatgacgtcattaacgCTCATATCAAGGAGAGGTGACTGACGGTGGTCTCCTGGAGATACAATAAATCCGCTGAATTCTAATTTTCCTGGTAAACTTGGACTTCAAGCTCTCATTTCTTCAATCTCtcattgatatttttatttccattCCTGTAAAAAAAGCTGGTGAATCGGTCTAATGTTATGATAATCTCCGCCTTCTGATAAAACACCTTAAATTAAGGAAACCTACTTACAGTCAAAAGCATTATTGAGCGCCGGCACGCGCATCCGGTGGGCTCTCGTTAAAGCTGTTGAAATGAAATACATTGTTTGTGATCACTTAGAAACAATAGCATAATCATTATGAAGACATCACGATTCTATCCGCTTGTTGATCTGGAAGAGTCTAGTTTCTTATTCAATTGCAAGACTAAATGCATAAAATGCTTACTTGGTCAATTATTTTTAAACTGTTATAAGTTACATAGCATTCAACTAGGGGTATTGCCATATTTTGTTCATTTAGAGGCCAAGGACTTTTTTACACGTCTCTTGGGCTAAAGTTTCGATGTGGCTGCCGAGAAATCTACGTTGATTTCATCTTTTTAAGGATGAACACCAGAACTAAAATTATGTGCCGTCAAAGTCCCACGTACTAAGGCTTTGTAGACAGTATTGACTAAAAATATATTAGTCTAATTTACCatagtctaatggtaaattcttatgtcccatcatagaagttccattatgaatatcttttttttaatcaaaacaatactcccacaagctttgcccttgtgcagaaaatgtcatggatgtaacagcattccaaagattcaaaataatatatttagactgtttagatgccatactgtgatttttatgtattgatttagtggcgattctctccttcattggaccaaatattcagaaaaatgtctggaaattaaaatccaaaaatatatctcctttcatgcattacatattggtgcaccccactttaccatatagtggccttgttgttggtggcctactcccaaatgaatgcaatgaagaaaaaaacagattgaaaatgctaacttctaatttcaaaccaaacccttttattgatctatgtttggggtagagaggaatcaaagaatatcaattgactaaaaaaataatcgacgggagaggagatataaagtgaattgactcaacttgataggtttggtgaaaaaaatataacagtaatgaaaataatttgattgagcatttcttgacatttcccctttcccattatcttaaccctttcaccaccacaggcctctaaagaggccatgtctttgctatccaagctatgtgaacagaattctattattgaaaaagaacaaggttgttgctagtgttataaagtttaagtatcttgccctaaaaaacccttccccttaataaaagttccattaatgtacatttgtaaagctacattctgacaagctttgttcttgcgaagaacaatggatgaaacaggatttcaaagatggagtatagtgtcagacacaattttagataagatgcaatgctgaagatttaatgtaccattttaagttgtgattttccatccccatgggaattaatatctacaaatatacatccagtaatgcattatattttggtgttttgagaaaccctggatctaactattccaatgaaataaatctaaacatctaaaataaatgtaatgggcaagagacttggaaagaaaatcctaaaaagaaaatataagtgaaagtaataaatgaaaatttctaatttaaaaatcaaatctgttcattaatttatttttggtgtagaggggaaatagaaaagagcatcaattgcataaaaatagtcaacagggagaagaaaaaggaagaaatatgactcttccttaaatgtttgaaaagaaaatataataac
Protein-coding regions in this window:
- the LOC5508080 gene encoding uncharacterized protein LOC5508080 gives rise to the protein MSQRSRVQKAMARGKTAQVVTFQSRRIPRRPFFLALYSTMNSIPVLLVLLGALTETVLSVPARNDDIVYTTIDCPPGIWVCKKRRSEIAQPVRREPRVDCPPGVWTCQKKREEIAQQAEAASGQTGESDDINLCPPGIWVCDRKRELKRLREQRAKAVPNKPAKRINMCPPGIWVCD